A window of Komagataeibacter medellinensis NBRC 3288 contains these coding sequences:
- the secE gene encoding preprotein translocase subunit SecE produces the protein MSVSPAKFVEDVRAEARKITWPTRRATLMTTGAVLAMAGLASVFFFLVDEVIGLAVRKLFGLGG, from the coding sequence GTGTCGGTCAGTCCCGCGAAATTTGTTGAAGACGTACGTGCCGAAGCCAGAAAAATCACCTGGCCGACACGACGCGCCACCCTGATGACAACGGGTGCGGTCCTGGCCATGGCCGGTCTTGCATCGGTTTTCTTTTTCCTCGTCGACGAGGTGATCGGCCTTGCCGTACGGAAACTCTTCGGACTGGGAGGCTGA
- a CDS encoding GntT/GntP/DsdX family permease, which produces MSVGMALLLAVMAICIVVFLIERTKLNPFLALFIASMLLGFAAGMPAAKVVTSFESGAGQVLGQIASVIALGTMLGKMLEVSGGADRIAMTVVSLAGPKRLDWAMMVIGLLVGLSVFFTVGFVILVPLAFSIARRTGTPLLHVALPVTAALSVVQGYMPPHPGTMFALAAYHADTGRLIWLGALVSVPVAILSGPFYARFIVPRLPSDAGAQAASQHATAPRASGDLPGFGITLFTILAPMVLMLAGSATRFMGSQAAWWAVMLRFAGDPNVGLALAALLSFWTLGLRRGLTREQVLGYSSECLGPLAGLLLMIGAGGGFGAELMDSGISDAIARTAVDMHVPLLILAWGLAAGMRLAVGSATVAMSTTAGIVAPIMAHGQGVSPELMVLGTGAGAVMFGPMNDSGFWQVRDALGLSVAQTLRTWSVIETLIGVAGLVMCLILGWCGL; this is translated from the coding sequence ATGTCGGTCGGCATGGCCCTGTTACTGGCTGTCATGGCCATCTGTATTGTTGTTTTCCTGATTGAGCGCACCAAGCTCAACCCCTTCCTTGCCCTGTTCATCGCGTCCATGCTGCTGGGATTTGCCGCAGGCATGCCCGCGGCAAAGGTCGTGACCTCGTTTGAGAGCGGGGCAGGGCAGGTGTTGGGCCAGATTGCGTCCGTCATCGCGCTGGGCACCATGCTGGGCAAGATGCTGGAGGTCTCGGGCGGGGCAGACCGCATTGCCATGACCGTGGTGTCACTGGCCGGGCCGAAGCGGCTGGACTGGGCGATGATGGTGATCGGGCTGCTGGTCGGGCTTTCGGTATTCTTTACCGTCGGTTTTGTCATTCTGGTGCCGCTGGCTTTTTCCATTGCACGGCGGACAGGCACGCCGCTTCTGCATGTGGCGCTGCCGGTTACGGCGGCGCTGTCCGTGGTGCAGGGCTACATGCCGCCCCATCCCGGCACCATGTTCGCCCTTGCGGCCTACCATGCCGATACTGGCCGCCTGATCTGGCTGGGCGCGCTGGTCAGCGTGCCAGTGGCGATCCTGTCCGGCCCGTTCTATGCCCGTTTTATCGTGCCCCGTCTGCCGTCTGATGCCGGGGCGCAGGCCGCCAGCCAGCATGCCACGGCACCGCGTGCCAGTGGCGACCTGCCTGGTTTTGGCATCACGCTGTTCACCATCCTGGCCCCCATGGTGCTCATGCTGGCAGGATCGGCCACGCGATTCATGGGATCTCAGGCGGCGTGGTGGGCAGTCATGCTGCGTTTTGCGGGTGACCCCAATGTGGGACTGGCGCTGGCGGCACTGCTGTCGTTCTGGACGCTGGGGCTGCGGCGCGGGCTTACGCGTGAGCAGGTGCTTGGCTATTCCAGTGAATGCCTTGGCCCGCTGGCTGGCCTACTGCTTATGATCGGTGCAGGGGGTGGCTTTGGCGCGGAACTGATGGATAGCGGCATTTCGGATGCGATTGCGCGCACGGCGGTGGACATGCATGTGCCGCTGCTCATCCTGGCATGGGGGCTGGCGGCAGGAATGCGCCTTGCGGTGGGATCGGCCACCGTGGCCATGAGTACCACGGCAGGGATTGTCGCCCCCATCATGGCGCATGGGCAGGGTGTTTCGCCCGAACTGATGGTGCTGGGCACCGGGGCGGGGGCGGTCATGTTCGGCCCGATGAATGATTCCGGCTTCTGGCAGGTGCGTGATGCGCTGGGGCTGAGTGTTGCGCAGACCCTGCGGACCTGGTCGGTCATCGAGACCCTGATCGGGGTCGCGGGGCTGGTGATGTGCCTGATTCTGGGGTGGTGCGGGCTGTAG
- a CDS encoding PqiC family protein, producing the protein MQRPFWHFTPSRPPRVVACAAVAGLLALAGCGSSDPTLYSLAPIASTQPTGMGGQVPAVIEVRTPGVPPSLDRQNIVGTQDDYSLTPLAGAAWSEPLAPMLGHVLATDLQQRLPGRSVFAQNDATTVPAQGFVEVEITRFARDASGVVHLGGSLSVHRAGDAEHALSVPLALTATPADSGTRAMVAALSQLAGQVADMAAERLQALPPAPAQTRR; encoded by the coding sequence ATGCAACGCCCCTTCTGGCATTTCACTCCTTCCCGGCCGCCGCGCGTGGTGGCATGTGCCGCAGTGGCGGGGCTGCTGGCACTGGCAGGCTGCGGTTCATCCGACCCGACGCTGTACTCCCTGGCCCCCATTGCCAGCACGCAGCCGACCGGTATGGGGGGGCAGGTGCCCGCCGTAATCGAGGTCCGCACGCCCGGCGTACCGCCCTCGCTGGACCGGCAGAACATTGTCGGCACGCAGGATGACTACAGCCTGACCCCGTTGGCGGGGGCGGCCTGGAGCGAGCCGCTTGCCCCCATGCTGGGGCATGTGCTGGCCACTGACCTGCAGCAGCGCCTGCCCGGCCGTAGCGTCTTTGCCCAGAACGATGCGACCACCGTGCCCGCACAGGGTTTTGTGGAAGTAGAGATCACCCGCTTTGCCCGTGATGCGAGCGGCGTGGTGCATCTGGGCGGCAGCCTATCTGTGCACAGGGCGGGAGATGCCGAGCATGCGCTGTCCGTGCCGCTTGCGCTTACGGCTACACCTGCCGATAGCGGTACACGCGCCATGGTGGCGGCCCTGAGCCAGCTTGCGGGGCAGGTGGCGGATATGGCGGCAGAGAGGCTGCAGGCCCTGCCGCCTGCGCCCGCTCAGACTCGCCGGTAA
- a CDS encoding TolC family protein: MRNRLTQVACMARLVVGVGLVAGCTPFHTHVPPSHVRLPRQFTQQQVAGMPATDLTRWWEAWHDPDLTRAVETALAASPDIRMARDRVREARALHTVAKSALYPTVGATGNMLGGGMDWRNPYSLPANDPGTDGHLAGITASWEPDLFGGRHADVKAAKAGVKAEEEYFHGVQMVIAADAASNYLQAQGLQRQITLTDRSIALLGQLRGYGQARFTSGQATAADVTEIDQKLSDLRARRPMLVAGLDLVRRRLAVLSGQVPEGLPDLPPPPAYYLPPAPVGQMPDTVLERRPDIRARRDQVDAALNRLKSAKTDLLPRFGLEFFGGDGRLRFDGIPGMSGTGGLIALTTYLPIFTANRVQARIHAASARLDAAVAGYDQSLLRALAEVEDGYENRLSLDSRDKDLTRAQAQAERVAHDMAGLYAGGQRTLGDVLHARMMALDAQGTVLANQDSRTTATIQLARALGGGWEQATPLSR, from the coding sequence ATGAGGAACAGATTGACGCAGGTTGCCTGCATGGCCCGCCTTGTGGTGGGCGTGGGGCTGGTGGCGGGGTGTACGCCCTTTCATACGCATGTGCCGCCATCGCATGTAAGGCTGCCCAGGCAGTTTACGCAGCAGCAAGTGGCGGGTATGCCCGCAACCGACCTGACACGCTGGTGGGAGGCATGGCACGACCCTGACCTGACCCGCGCGGTGGAAACGGCCCTTGCTGCCAGCCCTGATATCCGCATGGCCCGTGACCGGGTGCGTGAGGCGCGTGCGCTGCATACGGTGGCAAAATCGGCGCTGTATCCTACCGTGGGTGCTACGGGCAACATGCTGGGGGGCGGTATGGACTGGCGCAACCCGTACAGCCTGCCCGCCAATGATCCGGGTACGGACGGGCATCTGGCCGGTATCACCGCATCGTGGGAGCCGGACCTGTTTGGTGGCCGCCATGCGGATGTGAAGGCGGCAAAGGCGGGCGTGAAGGCAGAGGAGGAATACTTCCACGGCGTGCAGATGGTCATCGCCGCCGACGCGGCCAGCAACTACCTGCAGGCTCAGGGGCTGCAACGTCAGATCACGTTGACCGATCGCTCAATTGCCCTGCTGGGGCAGTTGCGCGGCTATGGGCAGGCGCGCTTTACGTCCGGGCAGGCCACGGCGGCGGATGTGACGGAAATTGACCAGAAGCTTTCCGACCTGCGGGCGCGCAGGCCTATGCTGGTAGCCGGGCTGGATCTTGTGCGCAGGCGGCTGGCCGTACTGTCGGGGCAGGTGCCCGAGGGGCTGCCCGACCTGCCGCCGCCGCCTGCCTATTACCTGCCCCCCGCACCGGTGGGGCAGATGCCCGATACCGTGCTGGAACGTCGGCCGGACATCCGTGCCCGACGCGATCAGGTCGATGCGGCGCTCAACCGGCTCAAAAGTGCCAAGACCGACCTGTTGCCCCGCTTCGGGCTGGAGTTCTTTGGTGGCGACGGGCGGCTGCGTTTTGATGGCATTCCCGGCATGTCCGGCACGGGTGGGCTGATTGCGCTGACCACTTACCTGCCCATCTTTACTGCCAACCGCGTGCAGGCCCGCATCCATGCCGCCAGTGCCAGGTTGGATGCGGCGGTGGCAGGCTATGACCAGAGCCTGCTGCGTGCGCTGGCGGAGGTGGAGGACGGGTATGAAAACCGCTTAAGCCTGGATAGCCGGGATAAGGACCTGACCCGCGCGCAGGCGCAGGCCGAGCGGGTTGCGCATGATATGGCCGGGCTGTATGCGGGTGGTCAGCGTACGCTGGGCGATGTGCTGCATGCCCGCATGATGGCATTGGACGCGCAGGGCACCGTGCTGGCCAACCAGGACAGCCGTACCACCGCCACCATACAACTGGCCCGCGCGCTGGGTGGCGGGTGGGAGCAGGCGACACCGCTCTCGCGCTGA
- a CDS encoding PqiB family protein, with protein sequence MNDDFPSNDPHGAVPQARARKYRFSVVWLVPIVALLIAGYLGWKGITGRGPLIVITFDTADGLTSGQTEVKNKAVSLGTVDSIRLSDDFHHVEVRVRMTSAAGRMLTDHARFWVVRPRINGASVTGLETVMSGAYIAMDAGEPGGRYITHFTGLESPPGVRSDQPGHTYTLITQSLGSLGQGAPIFFRDVVVGEVLGYTMPPEGRGPIKVQIFVQAPYDHYLRTNTRFWNVSGVQVGLGAGGLKVKLQSLQALLSGGVAFDPPDVRNEKNTLPITAGPDTTFQLYDSAEEANSAGYRERIPLVTYITSSVTGLTKGGRLTMFGIQVGMIDDVRLQVDPATGKAQVRVAMELQPERVLDNQQVSPKALAALLRTQVADGLRASVQSTSMLTGESEIGLTFVKNAKPAQVQMEGDAMVLPGQAGGMAGIMDSLSTVSDKIAAMPLTQMGENLNSLLAHADARINSPDTKQALTALRSSLQNLQVISHDARSEMPQLLSGMDKTLKNANSVLSSYGGDTDFQRNLQQMMQQLNDAARSLRFLSDFLTHHPSALITGR encoded by the coding sequence GTGAATGACGATTTTCCATCCAATGATCCGCACGGTGCGGTGCCACAGGCCCGTGCACGGAAATACCGTTTTTCAGTGGTCTGGCTTGTGCCGATCGTGGCGCTACTGATTGCAGGCTACCTGGGTTGGAAAGGGATAACCGGGCGCGGGCCGCTGATCGTCATCACCTTCGATACCGCCGATGGCCTGACCAGTGGTCAGACCGAGGTCAAGAACAAGGCGGTCTCGCTCGGCACGGTTGATTCCATCCGGCTGAGCGATGATTTTCACCATGTGGAAGTCCGCGTGCGCATGACCTCGGCGGCAGGCCGCATGCTGACTGACCATGCCCGCTTCTGGGTCGTGCGCCCGCGCATCAACGGTGCCAGCGTGACAGGTCTGGAAACCGTCATGTCAGGTGCGTATATCGCCATGGATGCGGGTGAACCCGGTGGCCGCTACATCACCCACTTTACCGGGCTTGAATCTCCGCCGGGTGTGCGCTCCGACCAGCCGGGACATACCTATACGCTCATTACCCAGTCCCTTGGTTCATTGGGGCAGGGGGCGCCGATTTTCTTCCGCGATGTGGTGGTGGGCGAAGTGCTGGGCTACACCATGCCCCCCGAAGGACGCGGGCCGATCAAGGTGCAGATTTTCGTTCAGGCACCGTACGACCACTACCTGCGCACCAATACGCGCTTCTGGAACGTATCGGGCGTGCAGGTGGGCCTTGGCGCGGGCGGCCTGAAGGTGAAGTTGCAGTCCCTGCAGGCGTTGCTGTCCGGTGGCGTGGCGTTTGACCCGCCCGATGTGCGTAACGAGAAGAATACCCTGCCCATCACCGCCGGGCCGGATACCACCTTCCAGCTTTATGACAGTGCCGAGGAAGCCAACAGTGCGGGCTACCGTGAGCGGATTCCGCTTGTCACTTATATCACCAGTTCCGTCACTGGCCTGACCAAGGGCGGCAGGCTGACCATGTTCGGCATACAGGTCGGCATGATTGATGATGTGCGCCTGCAGGTCGATCCGGCAACGGGTAAGGCGCAGGTACGGGTTGCGATGGAACTCCAGCCCGAGCGTGTGCTCGATAACCAGCAGGTCTCGCCCAAGGCGCTGGCGGCCCTGCTGCGCACGCAGGTAGCGGACGGACTGCGGGCTTCGGTGCAGAGCACCAGCATGCTGACCGGCGAATCCGAAATCGGGCTGACCTTCGTCAAGAATGCCAAACCTGCCCAGGTTCAGATGGAAGGCGATGCCATGGTGCTGCCGGGCCAGGCGGGCGGCATGGCCGGGATTATGGATTCGCTCTCTACCGTAAGTGACAAGATCGCTGCGATGCCCCTGACCCAGATGGGTGAAAACCTGAACAGCCTGCTGGCCCATGCCGATGCCCGGATCAATAGCCCCGATACCAAGCAGGCGCTGACCGCGCTGCGGAGTTCACTACAGAACCTGCAGGTCATATCGCATGATGCGCGCTCTGAAATGCCACAGTTGCTCAGTGGCATGGACAAGACACTCAAGAATGCGAATTCCGTGCTGTCCAGCTATGGCGGGGATACGGACTTCCAGCGCAACCTGCAGCAGATGATGCAGCAGCTTAACGATGCCGCGCGTTCGCTGCGCTTCCTGTCGGATTTCCTGACCCATCACCCTTCCGCACTGATTACGGGACGATAA
- the nusG gene encoding transcription termination/antitermination protein NusG yields the protein MAKRWYVIHVYSGFEKKIAQHITEQAAQKGLADHFGEILVPSEEVTEVRRGQKVNSERKFFPGYVLVNMELTDEAWHLVKDTPKVTGFLGSKTRPSPIPKVEAERIMKQAQEGVERVRPSVTFEIGEQIRVADGPFTSFNGTIEEVDEERGRLKVSVSIFGRSTPVDLEYNQVEKV from the coding sequence ATGGCCAAGCGGTGGTATGTGATCCACGTCTATTCGGGCTTCGAGAAGAAGATAGCCCAGCACATCACGGAACAGGCCGCCCAGAAGGGTCTGGCCGATCATTTCGGTGAAATCCTTGTCCCCTCGGAAGAGGTGACGGAAGTGCGTCGGGGCCAGAAGGTCAACTCCGAGCGCAAATTCTTCCCCGGTTATGTGCTGGTCAACATGGAACTGACCGATGAGGCGTGGCACCTGGTCAAGGACACGCCCAAGGTTACCGGTTTCCTGGGCAGCAAGACGCGCCCCTCGCCCATCCCCAAGGTCGAGGCCGAGCGGATCATGAAACAGGCGCAGGAAGGCGTGGAGCGCGTGCGCCCCTCCGTCACTTTCGAGATTGGCGAGCAGATCCGCGTGGCCGATGGTCCCTTCACCTCGTTCAACGGCACGATCGAGGAAGTAGACGAGGAACGCGGTCGCCTGAAGGTCAGCGTTTCCATCTTTGGCCGGTCAACACCGGTGGATCTGGAATACAATCAGGTGGAGAAGGTCTGA
- a CDS encoding paraquat-inducible protein A produces MSMSPFSTRLRCDDAGLGHVPHVRIIGGLSECPGCGLYQRVPDLEAGQQATCTRCGQKLARRRRTAPLATPLAFCISSAAFYLAALASSLMTLDVYGRQRTVDLLTGPMELMHEGWGEAGLLVGAVTILAPAVAIGFMFAILYAASCTRLPDWAPGVLVWYDKLRPWSMVEVYILGIFVAYTKLTDMAHVDVGPAVYLIGALMLTMAATDSTLDTEMIWRHRRIDRVTRNENGQKVVVDYAHVDETGLPPVDHLVACTSCGLVGELAQPVTNMHCVGICPRCEHKVWRRLPQSLTRTTAFLIAAIVFYIPANLYPVMTFLRMGGGGGHTIIEGAIELWVDGMIPLSLLVFFASITVPMLKILSLGWMIGQTWRGARGHLVARTRLFRLVDMVGRWSMIDVFMISILVAVVRFNAMASVTANAGMVAFAAVVVLTLLAAWSFDPRIMWDAAGRNGPVTDGLPPAVLRAQAGRDGAVSSSSLTPAGIVPARMEPDQA; encoded by the coding sequence ATGAGCATGTCACCTTTCTCCACACGGCTGCGCTGTGATGATGCGGGGCTGGGCCACGTCCCGCATGTGCGCATTATTGGCGGCCTGTCGGAATGCCCCGGCTGCGGGCTGTACCAGCGCGTGCCGGACCTGGAGGCAGGCCAGCAGGCCACCTGCACGCGTTGCGGGCAGAAGCTTGCGCGCAGGCGGCGCACCGCCCCGCTGGCAACGCCGCTGGCCTTCTGTATCAGTTCGGCCGCGTTCTACCTTGCGGCCCTTGCCTCCTCGCTCATGACACTGGATGTCTATGGCCGCCAGCGCACGGTGGACCTGCTGACCGGGCCGATGGAACTCATGCATGAAGGCTGGGGAGAGGCAGGGCTGCTGGTTGGCGCGGTTACGATTCTGGCGCCTGCGGTTGCGATCGGGTTCATGTTCGCCATCCTGTATGCCGCTTCGTGCACACGTCTGCCCGACTGGGCGCCGGGCGTGCTGGTGTGGTACGACAAGCTGCGGCCATGGTCGATGGTCGAGGTCTATATTCTTGGCATCTTCGTGGCTTACACCAAACTGACTGATATGGCGCATGTGGACGTGGGGCCTGCGGTGTACCTGATTGGTGCATTGATGCTGACCATGGCCGCTACCGATTCGACACTGGATACCGAGATGATCTGGCGCCACCGCCGGATCGACCGTGTCACCCGTAACGAAAACGGCCAGAAGGTGGTGGTGGATTACGCCCATGTGGACGAGACCGGCCTGCCGCCGGTAGACCATCTGGTCGCCTGCACATCGTGCGGACTGGTGGGGGAACTGGCGCAACCGGTTACCAACATGCACTGCGTAGGCATCTGCCCGCGCTGCGAGCACAAGGTATGGCGCCGCCTGCCGCAGTCGCTCACCCGCACCACCGCCTTCCTGATCGCGGCCATCGTGTTCTACATCCCCGCCAACCTTTACCCGGTCATGACCTTCCTGCGCATGGGCGGCGGCGGGGGGCATACCATCATCGAAGGCGCGATCGAGTTGTGGGTGGATGGCATGATCCCGCTCTCGCTGCTCGTGTTCTTTGCCTCCATCACCGTGCCCATGCTCAAGATCCTCAGCCTGGGGTGGATGATTGGCCAGACCTGGCGTGGCGCGCGGGGGCATCTGGTGGCCCGCACCCGGCTGTTCCGGCTGGTCGACATGGTGGGTCGGTGGTCGATGATTGATGTGTTCATGATTTCAATCCTTGTGGCGGTCGTGCGCTTCAATGCCATGGCCAGTGTCACCGCCAATGCGGGCATGGTGGCGTTTGCCGCCGTGGTGGTGCTGACCCTGCTGGCGGCGTGGAGCTTTGACCCGCGCATCATGTGGGATGCGGCAGGGCGCAACGGCCCGGTAACTGACGGCCTGCCGCCAGCCGTGCTGCGCGCGCAGGCCGGGCGCGACGGTGCCGTATCTTCTTCTTCCCTTACCCCGGCTGGTATTGTTCCAGCCCGCATGGAGCCAGATCAGGCGTGA